From Streptomyces sp. NBC_00370, a single genomic window includes:
- a CDS encoding ABC transporter permease, with the protein MGRSRLAPGDLLVEAVAGILQRPARSVLTALGTVLGVGAFIAVLGLTGTAASQIDTRFNKLTATEVSVEDTGGKDAARVSLAFPRNADARVDRLNGVTAAGVYWRVRLGRQDPVRSAPLGISNGADAQTQVIAASPGVLAAANPRFAQGRSFDAFHEARRQQVAVLGKATAARLGITTLRTQPAIFIGDVPFSVIGIVDDVQRKPELLMSVVVPRATAELIWGPPTDTRAQMLISTELGAAPQVAHEAAVALRPEHPEYFNAVPPPDPKTLRTAVSGDLSQLFLVLAAVCLVIGAVGIANTTLVAVMERTGEIGLRRALGARGRHITLQFLAESAALGLIGGLVGTSAGTATVVSVSAFRQWTPVVDPTTLAAAPALGLATGLLAGLYPAWRASRITPAEALRR; encoded by the coding sequence ATGGGCCGATCCCGGCTCGCGCCCGGGGATCTGCTCGTCGAGGCGGTCGCCGGCATCCTCCAGCGGCCGGCCCGCTCCGTCCTGACCGCGCTGGGCACCGTGCTGGGCGTAGGAGCGTTCATCGCGGTGCTCGGGCTCACCGGGACCGCGGCCTCGCAGATCGACACCCGTTTCAACAAGCTCACCGCGACCGAGGTCAGTGTCGAGGACACCGGCGGAAAGGACGCGGCGCGGGTGTCCCTGGCCTTCCCCCGGAACGCCGACGCGCGCGTCGACCGGCTCAACGGGGTCACTGCCGCCGGCGTGTACTGGCGGGTCCGGCTCGGCCGGCAGGACCCCGTCCGGTCGGCCCCGCTCGGCATCTCCAACGGCGCCGACGCCCAGACCCAGGTCATCGCGGCCTCCCCCGGCGTGCTGGCCGCGGCCAACCCCCGTTTCGCACAGGGCCGTTCCTTCGACGCGTTCCACGAAGCGCGGCGTCAGCAGGTCGCCGTCCTGGGCAAGGCCACCGCCGCGCGGCTGGGCATCACGACACTGCGCACCCAGCCGGCGATCTTCATCGGGGACGTGCCGTTCTCGGTGATCGGCATCGTGGACGACGTACAGCGCAAGCCGGAGCTGCTGATGTCCGTCGTGGTCCCCCGTGCCACCGCGGAACTCATCTGGGGACCCCCGACGGACACCCGGGCCCAGATGCTGATCTCCACGGAACTCGGCGCCGCCCCGCAGGTCGCCCACGAAGCGGCTGTGGCCCTGCGCCCGGAACATCCCGAGTACTTCAACGCCGTCCCGCCGCCCGACCCCAAGACGCTGCGCACCGCGGTGAGCGGCGACCTGAGCCAGCTGTTCCTCGTTCTGGCGGCCGTCTGTCTGGTGATCGGGGCCGTCGGTATCGCCAACACCACACTCGTCGCCGTCATGGAGCGCACCGGAGAGATCGGGCTCAGGCGGGCGCTCGGCGCGCGTGGCCGCCACATCACTCTCCAATTCCTCGCCGAGTCGGCGGCGTTGGGGCTCATCGGTGGCCTGGTGGGCACCTCCGCCGGAACGGCGACGGTCGTCTCCGTCTCGGCGTTCCGTCAATGGACCCCCGTCGTCGATCCGACGACCCTCGCCGCAGCCCCGGCCCTCGGACTCGCGACCGGGCTGCTGGCCGGTCTGTATCCGGCCTGGCGCGCTTCCCGGATCACCCCTGCCGAAGCCCTTCGCCGCTGA
- a CDS encoding ABC transporter ATP-binding protein codes for MTGADRAGAPVIAFSGVGLTYPGPPAVTALHPCDLRIDQGEFVTVVGPSGSGKSSLLNIVGLLDAPTRGTYVLDGIDTGSVGEANRAALRSERIGFVFQSFHLLPHRSAQENVELAMVYQRRPRRERRERAAAVLRRVGIGHRLQSLPTQLSGGERQRVAIARALVADPSLLLCDEPTGNLDSRTAASVLDLLHGLHRDGMTIVVITHDAQVAAQGQRTVTLHDGELSERVPAEQVRAEQVPAEQVPAEQVAHQGIA; via the coding sequence ATGACCGGGGCGGACCGGGCAGGCGCACCTGTCATCGCGTTCAGCGGGGTCGGCCTCACCTATCCCGGGCCGCCGGCCGTCACCGCTCTTCACCCGTGTGACCTGCGGATCGACCAGGGCGAGTTCGTCACCGTGGTGGGTCCTTCAGGATCCGGCAAGTCGTCCCTGCTGAACATCGTCGGGCTCCTCGACGCACCCACCCGGGGCACGTACGTCCTGGACGGGATCGACACCGGCTCCGTGGGTGAGGCGAATCGCGCCGCGCTCAGGAGCGAGCGCATCGGTTTCGTCTTCCAGTCCTTCCATCTTCTGCCCCATCGCAGCGCCCAGGAGAACGTCGAGCTCGCCATGGTCTACCAGCGCCGGCCCCGCCGTGAACGGCGCGAACGGGCGGCGGCGGTGCTGCGCCGGGTCGGTATCGGGCACCGTCTTCAGTCACTTCCCACCCAGCTCTCCGGCGGTGAGCGGCAGCGGGTGGCCATCGCCCGTGCGCTCGTGGCCGATCCTTCGCTCCTGCTGTGTGACGAGCCGACCGGCAACCTCGACTCCCGGACGGCCGCCTCGGTGCTGGATCTCCTGCACGGCCTCCACCGGGACGGCATGACGATCGTCGTCATCACGCACGACGCCCAGGTCGCGGCCCAGGGACAGCGCACGGTGACCCTGCACGACGGGGAGCTGTCGGAGCGGGTCCCGGCCGAACAGGTCAGGGCCGAGCAGGTCCCGGCCGAGCAGGTCCCGGCCGAGCAGGTCGCTCATCAGGGAATCGCGTGA
- a CDS encoding peptidoglycan-binding protein has protein sequence MTRHAAADPPAARGLVRRRRVLLAVVVGCLVCTGAGAGAATFIKSPAQAAAETLAPRPDVLTAPVVRKVLAQSVVTRGKVTASQRVDITAVGAGKDVGRTVVTKVKVRPGQELRAGQVLVEISGRPVVLLQGAVPAYRDLMPGMTGEDVSQLQRALAGVGYPSGGDVPGVFGPGTGQAVTRFYRAIGYAPALSEVPQSPAPRTTADAEAGADAEAGPGVDGGTTPGTGAGVGPGTTTPVSVVPLAEVAFVSSASARADTVTAKVGDDASGTLLSLTSGALVVNGTVASYEKGLVRPGQRVQVLSEVTGEQAAGTVVSVADSPTKAQDGDEGQHGETYALRIKSAKKLPADLNGADVRLTIVAASSRDKVLAVPTSAISAGADGLTGVTVRTGAREHRVAVRVGMTGDGYVQITPEKPARITEGDLVVVGVRTPATAGQS, from the coding sequence GTGACACGTCACGCCGCGGCGGATCCGCCGGCGGCGCGCGGACTCGTCCGGCGGCGACGCGTCCTGCTGGCCGTGGTTGTCGGGTGCCTGGTGTGCACCGGCGCCGGTGCCGGCGCGGCGACCTTTATCAAATCTCCCGCTCAGGCCGCCGCCGAGACGCTCGCTCCGCGCCCCGATGTCCTGACGGCGCCGGTGGTGCGCAAGGTGCTCGCGCAGTCCGTGGTGACCCGTGGCAAGGTGACCGCCTCGCAGCGGGTGGACATCACGGCGGTCGGTGCGGGCAAGGACGTGGGCCGCACCGTCGTCACGAAGGTGAAGGTCAGGCCCGGCCAGGAACTCAGGGCCGGGCAGGTGCTGGTGGAGATCTCCGGCCGTCCGGTCGTGCTCCTCCAGGGCGCCGTCCCGGCGTACCGCGACCTGATGCCCGGGATGACGGGAGAGGACGTCTCTCAGCTGCAGCGTGCGCTGGCCGGCGTCGGCTACCCGTCGGGCGGGGACGTCCCGGGTGTGTTCGGTCCTGGGACCGGACAGGCCGTGACCCGCTTCTACCGTGCGATCGGCTACGCGCCGGCCCTGTCGGAGGTCCCGCAGTCGCCCGCGCCTCGAACCACGGCCGACGCGGAAGCAGGAGCGGACGCGGAGGCGGGCCCCGGCGTGGACGGAGGCACAACCCCGGGCACAGGCGCAGGCGTCGGTCCGGGAACGACCACGCCCGTGTCCGTCGTACCCCTGGCAGAGGTGGCGTTCGTCAGCTCGGCCTCGGCGCGTGCGGACACGGTGACGGCCAAGGTCGGGGACGACGCGTCGGGCACTCTGCTGTCGCTCACCTCGGGGGCCCTTGTCGTCAACGGCACCGTCGCGTCGTACGAGAAGGGCCTCGTCCGCCCCGGCCAACGTGTCCAGGTCCTCTCCGAGGTGACGGGAGAGCAGGCCGCAGGCACGGTCGTCTCGGTTGCCGACTCCCCCACCAAGGCCCAGGACGGGGACGAGGGGCAGCACGGCGAGACGTACGCCCTGCGGATCAAGTCGGCCAAGAAGCTCCCCGCCGACCTCAACGGTGCGGATGTCCGGCTGACGATCGTCGCCGCGTCGTCGCGCGACAAGGTGCTGGCCGTACCGACCTCGGCGATCTCGGCCGGCGCCGACGGGCTGACCGGCGTGACGGTACGGACCGGCGCTCGGGAACACCGGGTCGCCGTCCGGGTCGGCATGACCGGCGACGGCTATGTGCAGATCACTCCGGAGAAGCCGGCCCGGATCACCGAGGGCGACCTGGTCGTGGTGGGCGTTCGGACACCGGCCACCGCAGGACAGTCATGA
- a CDS encoding DUF5691 domain-containing protein, with product MTDPGTTATLWEELVTSALLGTDRRTPPADIMVPGKEAPLALLDAAALHTVRRRAGLLPAPAAELPGRAPHDGRRKLPEKAGKRLAQLLADRSAPSGGGRRGTAPDLTELLPQWLAAANGHGYAVPAAALPALLDAARGRTDLRPQALAFAGPRGLWLARLNPDWKFALRGASGGSALPDLADAEAVGRLWDEGLFAERVALLGAVRARDARAAPELLASTWSAERAEDRLMFLDSLRTGLSAADEPFLEQALADRSRNVRSTAAELLSALPGSALALRMATRAATCVSLDRGAGGPGGGPAVVVEAPHECDADMQRDGVTPVPPAGRGERSWWLGQLVEAAPLATWPDRLGGRTPAEIVALPVLDDWADELHAAWCRAAVRQQDAAWSAVLLGPPAVSPAAGPGASSIAERAKLLAALPAGERADWVAAFIAAHGLSEAFQLLGVCAVPWSEPLGRAVVDALDIARDAGSYPWSFSGVMGLAERCLDPAEAARLELLTAIPDEPEGASPGAGGYWSEAFRRLVATLRLRADMLTELAEQTESDSSN from the coding sequence ATGACCGACCCCGGCACCACAGCCACGCTCTGGGAAGAACTCGTCACCTCGGCGCTGCTCGGCACCGACCGCCGCACACCCCCGGCGGACATCATGGTCCCCGGCAAGGAAGCGCCGCTCGCGCTGCTGGACGCCGCCGCGCTGCACACCGTACGGCGGCGGGCCGGACTGCTGCCCGCGCCCGCAGCCGAGCTGCCGGGGCGCGCTCCCCACGACGGGCGCCGCAAGCTGCCCGAGAAGGCGGGGAAGCGGCTGGCGCAGCTGCTCGCCGACCGCTCGGCCCCTTCGGGCGGCGGCCGGCGCGGCACGGCCCCCGATCTCACCGAGCTGCTCCCCCAGTGGCTCGCCGCCGCCAACGGCCACGGATACGCGGTACCCGCCGCCGCGCTGCCCGCGCTGCTCGACGCGGCGCGTGGCCGCACCGACCTGCGCCCGCAGGCACTGGCCTTCGCGGGACCGCGCGGGCTGTGGCTGGCCAGGCTCAACCCGGACTGGAAGTTCGCCCTGCGCGGCGCCTCGGGCGGTTCGGCGCTGCCCGACCTGGCGGACGCCGAAGCGGTCGGCAGGCTCTGGGACGAGGGCCTGTTCGCGGAGCGGGTCGCGCTGCTCGGCGCCGTACGGGCCAGGGACGCGCGTGCGGCCCCCGAGCTGCTGGCCTCGACCTGGTCGGCCGAACGCGCCGAGGACCGGCTGATGTTCCTCGACTCGCTGCGCACGGGCCTGTCGGCGGCCGACGAGCCGTTCCTGGAACAGGCGCTCGCCGACCGGAGCCGTAACGTCCGCTCCACGGCGGCCGAGCTGCTGTCCGCCCTGCCGGGGTCGGCGCTCGCCCTGCGCATGGCGACCCGCGCCGCCACCTGCGTCAGCCTGGACCGCGGTGCCGGCGGTCCGGGCGGCGGTCCTGCCGTGGTGGTCGAGGCGCCGCACGAATGCGACGCCGACATGCAGCGCGACGGTGTCACGCCGGTGCCGCCCGCGGGCCGGGGCGAGCGGTCCTGGTGGCTGGGCCAGCTGGTGGAGGCCGCCCCGCTGGCGACCTGGCCGGACCGGCTCGGCGGCCGGACACCCGCGGAGATAGTCGCGCTGCCCGTCCTCGACGACTGGGCCGACGAGCTGCACGCGGCGTGGTGCAGGGCCGCGGTGCGCCAGCAGGACGCCGCGTGGTCGGCGGTGCTGCTGGGCCCGCCCGCCGTGTCCCCGGCTGCGGGCCCCGGCGCCTCGTCCATCGCCGAGCGGGCCAAACTCCTCGCCGCGCTGCCGGCCGGCGAACGCGCGGACTGGGTGGCGGCGTTCATCGCCGCCCACGGCCTGTCGGAGGCGTTCCAGCTGCTGGGGGTCTGCGCGGTGCCGTGGTCCGAGCCGCTGGGCCGGGCCGTCGTGGACGCCCTCGACATCGCCAGGGACGCCGGAAGCTACCCGTGGAGCTTCAGCGGCGTGATGGGCCTGGCCGAGCGGTGCCTGGACCCGGCGGAGGCGGCCAGGCTCGAACTCCTCACCGCGATACCGGACGAGCCGGAAGGCGCCTCCCCCGGAGCGGGCGGCTACTGGTCGGAGGCGTTCCGCCGCTTGGTGGCGACCCTGCGGCTGCGCGCCGACATGCTGACGGAGCTGGCGGAACAAACGGAATCGGATTCCTCCAATTAA
- a CDS encoding SWIM zinc finger family protein yields MNQLGVRWTSEQVLALAPDHASRKAGTKLSTPAPWSEAGSTAEGVVWGLCKGSGSKPYQTVVDTTGPAYKCTCPSRKFPCKHALGLLMLWAEGEATVAAAEPPDWAGQWLAGRRKREEAKAGQEDGPDGAGSAKTADPEAARRRAERRAARITAGATELEQRLADLLRGGLAAAEQTGYGLWEETAARMVDAQAPGLAGRARELGAIPGSGPGWPVRLLEESALLRLLTAGWLGLDRLPEPLATTVRTRTGLPSPAEGPPVRDHWLILAQYNTSDGKLTTRRIWLYGRDSGRSALLLSFGAAGRSPQLALPVGLMVDAEITPHGGAGQLRADWGEQLGPPVPVPAPPPGGPTAAALAAYGSALRDDPWLDSWPVTLTGVVPVPGVADGWQLADADGRSALPVAPAALGRPGLWKLAALSGGAPVTVFGECGHRGFDPLAAWSEESSAMVPLI; encoded by the coding sequence ATGAATCAACTGGGGGTGCGCTGGACGTCGGAGCAGGTGCTGGCCCTGGCTCCTGACCATGCGTCACGCAAGGCGGGGACCAAGCTGAGCACACCGGCGCCGTGGTCGGAGGCGGGGAGCACGGCGGAGGGGGTCGTCTGGGGTCTGTGCAAGGGCAGCGGCAGCAAGCCATACCAGACCGTGGTGGACACGACGGGCCCCGCGTACAAGTGCACGTGCCCCAGCAGGAAGTTCCCGTGCAAGCACGCGCTGGGGCTGCTGATGCTGTGGGCGGAGGGCGAGGCGACGGTCGCGGCGGCCGAGCCGCCCGACTGGGCCGGGCAGTGGCTGGCGGGGCGCAGGAAGCGCGAGGAGGCCAAGGCGGGGCAGGAGGACGGGCCGGACGGGGCAGGGTCGGCGAAGACGGCGGATCCGGAGGCCGCGAGGCGCAGGGCCGAGCGCAGGGCGGCGCGGATCACGGCGGGCGCGACGGAGCTGGAGCAGCGGCTGGCGGACCTGCTGCGCGGCGGCCTGGCGGCGGCGGAGCAGACGGGCTACGGGCTGTGGGAGGAGACGGCCGCCCGGATGGTCGACGCGCAGGCGCCCGGACTCGCGGGCAGGGCCCGGGAGTTGGGTGCGATCCCGGGCTCGGGTCCTGGCTGGCCGGTGCGGCTGCTCGAAGAGTCGGCGCTGCTGCGGCTGCTGACCGCCGGCTGGCTGGGGCTCGACCGGCTGCCCGAGCCGCTGGCGACGACGGTCCGCACCAGGACCGGTCTCCCCTCGCCTGCCGAAGGCCCGCCGGTCAGGGACCACTGGCTGATCCTGGCGCAGTACAACACCTCGGACGGCAAGCTGACCACGCGTCGGATCTGGCTGTACGGAAGGGACTCGGGCCGCTCGGCGCTGCTGCTGTCCTTCGGCGCCGCCGGCCGCTCCCCGCAACTGGCCCTGCCGGTGGGGCTGATGGTGGACGCGGAGATCACTCCGCACGGCGGCGCCGGGCAGTTGCGGGCCGACTGGGGCGAGCAGCTGGGCCCGCCGGTGCCGGTCCCGGCGCCGCCGCCCGGCGGACCGACGGCCGCGGCCCTCGCCGCGTACGGATCGGCCCTGCGGGACGACCCGTGGCTGGACTCCTGGCCGGTGACCCTGACCGGGGTCGTACCGGTGCCCGGTGTGGCGGACGGCTGGCAACTGGCCGACGCCGACGGGCGGTCCGCCCTTCCGGTCGCTCCGGCCGCGCTCGGCAGGCCCGGGCTGTGGAAACTCGCCGCGCTCTCCGGCGGCGCCCCCGTCACGGTCTTCGGCGAGTGCGGTCACCGCGGCTTCGACCCGCTCGCCGCCTGGTCCGAGGAGTCCTCGGCGATGGTTCCGCTCATCTGA
- a CDS encoding ATP-binding protein, with protein MTMPETTAEVLRPHAENAFADELTALAAADDRPRPARWLLSPWAVSLYLLGGTLPDGTVISPKYVGPRRIVEVAVTTLATDRALLLLGVPGTAKTWVSEHLAAAVSGDSTLLVQGTAGTPEEAIRYGWNYAQLLTNGPSRAALVPSPLMRAMTEGMTARIEELTRIPADVQDSLITILSEKTLPIPELGQEVQAVRGFNVIATANDRDRGVNDLSSALRRRFNTVVLPLPATPEAEVEIVSRRVDQIGRSLELPTGPEGIDEIRRVVTVFRELRDGVTTDGRTKLKSPSGTLSTAEAISVVTNGLALATHFGDGVLRPGDVAAGILGAVVRDPAADRVIWQEYVETVVRERDGWKDFYRACREVSV; from the coding sequence ATGACCATGCCCGAAACCACCGCCGAGGTCCTGCGGCCGCACGCCGAGAACGCGTTCGCCGACGAACTCACCGCGCTGGCCGCCGCCGACGACCGGCCGAGGCCGGCCCGCTGGCTGCTGTCGCCGTGGGCCGTGTCCCTCTATCTGCTCGGGGGCACGCTCCCCGACGGGACCGTCATCTCGCCGAAGTACGTCGGGCCGCGGCGGATCGTCGAGGTCGCCGTCACCACACTCGCCACCGACCGGGCGCTGCTGCTGCTCGGCGTGCCGGGCACCGCCAAGACCTGGGTGTCCGAGCATCTCGCCGCTGCGGTCAGCGGCGACTCGACACTGCTCGTGCAGGGCACCGCGGGCACGCCCGAGGAGGCGATCCGCTACGGCTGGAACTACGCCCAACTGCTGACCAACGGCCCCAGCAGGGCGGCGCTGGTGCCCAGCCCGCTGATGCGGGCCATGACCGAGGGCATGACGGCCCGGATCGAGGAGCTGACCCGGATCCCCGCCGACGTCCAGGACTCGCTCATCACGATTTTGTCCGAGAAGACCCTGCCCATCCCCGAACTGGGCCAGGAGGTCCAGGCGGTGCGCGGGTTCAACGTGATCGCCACGGCCAACGACCGCGACCGCGGGGTCAACGACCTGTCGAGCGCCCTGCGCAGGCGCTTCAACACCGTCGTGCTGCCGCTGCCCGCCACCCCCGAGGCCGAGGTCGAGATCGTCTCGCGCCGCGTCGACCAGATCGGCCGCTCGCTCGAACTGCCCACAGGACCCGAGGGCATCGACGAGATCCGCCGGGTCGTCACGGTCTTCCGCGAGCTGCGCGACGGAGTCACGACCGACGGCCGTACGAAACTCAAGTCGCCGTCGGGCACGCTCTCCACGGCCGAGGCGATCTCGGTCGTCACCAACGGCCTCGCCCTCGCCACCCACTTCGGCGACGGCGTGCTGCGCCCCGGCGACGTCGCGGCGGGCATCCTCGGCGCCGTCGTCCGTGACCCGGCGGCCGACCGGGTGATCTGGCAGGAGTACGTCGAGACGGTCGTGCGTGAGCGCGACGGCTGGAAGGACTTCTACCGCGCCTGCCGCGAGGTGAGCGTGTGA
- a CDS encoding DUF5682 family protein, producing MSAARGRAGRGPLLLGVRHHGPGSARAVRAALEAAAPSVVLVEGPPEGDALVALAAEETMRPPVALLAHAVDDPGRAAFWPLAEFSPEWVAIRWALGHDVPVRFIDLPAAHTLAQESEEAGTEGGGEAPDGADEPAEELRIDPLAVLAETAGYDDPERWWEDVVEHQGPGAGDPFAPFEALAEAMGALRETYGVGGHGRDLVREAHMRIQLRAAQKEFGAAEVAVVCGAWHVPALMERTTATADRALLKGLPKVKTEVTWVPWTHRRLARHSGYGAGIDSPGWYSHLFGVADRPVERWLTKVAGLLREEDRIVSSAHVIEAVRLAEALAVLRGRPLAGLTETTDAVRAVLCEGSDVPLDLIRDRLVVGDVLGEVPDAAPAVPLQRDLTRAQRTLRLKPEALERELDLDLRKETDAGRSRLLHRLRLLAIGWGEPSAGRGSTGTFRESWRLRWEPELYVRVAEAGVWGTTVLTAATAKAAARAVEATALAEITALAERCLLAELPEALPVVMRALADRAALDADVGHLAQALPALARSLRYGDVRSTDTAALGEVAAGLVERVCVGLPPACTGLDEDGAAEMRGHLDSVHTAIGLLPDNSPAMGERWGAVLHKLAARDTVPGVIRGRAARLLLDDGRLEEDEAARFMSLALSPGTPPADAAAWVEGFVGGASGGGMLLVHDERLLGLLDAWLTGVPEASFTDVLPLLRRTFAAYEPGVRRTLGELVRRGPATSGGGVPVPADAGAPGFGAGLDGPRADAVLPVLRLLLGDELTEVA from the coding sequence GTGAGCGCCGCGCGGGGGAGGGCGGGGCGCGGGCCGCTGCTGCTCGGGGTCCGGCACCACGGACCCGGGTCCGCGCGGGCCGTGCGGGCGGCGCTCGAAGCGGCGGCGCCGAGCGTCGTGCTCGTCGAAGGGCCGCCCGAGGGCGACGCGCTGGTCGCGCTCGCCGCCGAGGAGACGATGCGCCCGCCCGTCGCGCTCCTCGCGCACGCCGTGGACGACCCGGGGCGCGCCGCGTTCTGGCCGCTCGCGGAGTTCTCCCCGGAGTGGGTCGCGATCCGCTGGGCGCTCGGCCATGACGTACCCGTACGGTTCATCGACCTGCCGGCCGCGCACACGCTCGCCCAGGAATCCGAAGAGGCGGGCACGGAAGGGGGCGGGGAAGCGCCCGACGGTGCCGACGAGCCCGCGGAGGAGCTGCGGATCGACCCGCTCGCCGTGCTCGCGGAGACCGCCGGCTACGACGACCCCGAGCGCTGGTGGGAGGACGTCGTCGAGCACCAGGGCCCGGGAGCCGGCGACCCCTTCGCGCCGTTCGAAGCGCTCGCCGAGGCGATGGGGGCGCTGCGGGAGACGTACGGCGTCGGCGGGCACGGGCGCGATCTGGTCCGCGAGGCCCATATGCGTATCCAACTGCGCGCGGCGCAGAAGGAGTTCGGCGCCGCCGAGGTCGCCGTCGTCTGCGGGGCCTGGCATGTGCCCGCGCTGATGGAGCGCACCACGGCCACCGCCGACCGCGCCCTGCTGAAAGGGCTGCCGAAGGTCAAGACCGAAGTGACCTGGGTGCCCTGGACCCATCGCAGGCTCGCCCGGCACAGCGGCTACGGCGCCGGAATCGACTCGCCCGGCTGGTACAGCCATCTGTTCGGCGTGGCCGACCGGCCCGTCGAGCGCTGGCTGACCAAGGTCGCCGGGCTGCTGCGGGAGGAGGACCGGATCGTCTCCTCCGCCCATGTCATCGAGGCCGTCCGGCTCGCCGAGGCCCTCGCCGTCCTGCGCGGCCGTCCGCTGGCCGGACTCACCGAGACGACCGACGCCGTCAGGGCCGTGCTCTGCGAGGGGTCGGACGTGCCGCTCGACCTCATCAGGGACCGGCTCGTCGTCGGCGACGTGCTCGGCGAAGTCCCGGACGCCGCGCCCGCTGTGCCGCTCCAGCGCGACCTCACCCGCGCGCAGCGCACCCTGCGCCTCAAACCCGAGGCGCTGGAGCGCGAGCTGGATCTCGACCTGCGCAAGGAGACCGACGCCGGGCGCAGCCGGCTGCTGCACCGGCTGCGGCTGCTCGCCATCGGCTGGGGCGAACCCTCGGCCGGACGGGGCAGCACCGGCACCTTCCGGGAGAGCTGGCGGCTGCGCTGGGAGCCCGAGCTGTACGTACGGGTCGCCGAGGCCGGCGTCTGGGGCACGACCGTGCTCACCGCCGCCACCGCCAAGGCGGCGGCACGGGCCGTCGAAGCGACCGCCCTCGCCGAGATCACCGCGCTCGCCGAGCGCTGCCTGCTGGCCGAACTGCCCGAAGCGCTGCCCGTGGTGATGCGCGCCCTCGCGGACCGCGCCGCGCTCGACGCGGACGTCGGCCATCTCGCCCAGGCCCTGCCCGCCCTCGCCCGCTCGCTGCGCTACGGCGACGTACGGTCCACGGACACGGCGGCGCTCGGCGAGGTCGCCGCAGGACTCGTGGAGCGGGTCTGCGTCGGACTGCCGCCCGCCTGTACGGGACTCGACGAGGACGGCGCGGCCGAGATGCGCGGCCATCTCGACAGCGTCCACACGGCCATCGGGCTCCTCCCGGACAACTCGCCCGCGATGGGCGAGCGTTGGGGAGCGGTGCTGCACAAGCTCGCCGCCCGCGACACCGTGCCCGGCGTGATCAGAGGCCGCGCCGCCCGGCTGCTGCTGGACGACGGACGGCTCGAAGAGGACGAAGCGGCGCGGTTCATGAGCCTCGCGCTCTCCCCGGGCACACCACCGGCCGACGCGGCGGCCTGGGTCGAGGGGTTCGTCGGCGGCGCCTCCGGCGGCGGGATGCTGCTCGTGCACGACGAGCGGCTGCTCGGCCTGCTCGACGCCTGGCTGACCGGCGTACCCGAGGCGTCGTTCACGGATGTGCTGCCGCTGCTGCGCCGCACGTTCGCCGCGTACGAGCCCGGAGTGCGGCGCACCCTCGGCGAGTTGGTCAGGCGCGGCCCCGCGACGTCCGGCGGCGGCGTCCCCGTGCCGGCCGACGCGGGCGCCCCCGGCTTCGGCGCGGGACTCGACGGACCGCGCGCCGACGCCGTACTGCCCGTGCTGCGACTGCTGCTCGGCGACGAACTGACGGAGGTGGCCTGA
- a CDS encoding vWA domain-containing protein: MTANGTAGTGTDSAHDSAVDERLRRWRLVLGGGGADGTGRGLTGQDAAMDGALSALYGAGKSGGGRSDRSAGLGASAPSVARWLGDIRTYFPSSVVQVMQRDAISRLGLSALLLEPEMLEAVEADVHLVGTLLSLNKAMPETTKETARAVVRKVVDDIEKRLATRTRATLTGALDRSARISRPRHRDIDWDRTIRANLKNYLPEHGTIVPERLIGYGRAAQSVKKEVVLCIDQSGSMAASVVYASVFGAVLASMRSIATRLVVFDTAVVDLTDQLDDPVDVLFGTQLGGGTDINRALAYCQSQITRPADTVVVLISDLYEGGIRDEMLKRVAAMKASGVQFVALLALSDEGAPAYDREHAAALAELGAPAFACTPDLFPDVMAAAIEKRPLPVPDEPVARPYDL, translated from the coding sequence ATGACGGCGAACGGCACAGCGGGAACCGGTACCGACAGCGCGCACGACAGCGCGGTGGACGAGCGGCTGCGCCGCTGGCGTCTCGTGCTCGGCGGGGGCGGCGCCGACGGCACGGGCCGGGGGCTGACCGGCCAGGACGCGGCCATGGACGGCGCGCTGTCCGCGCTGTACGGCGCGGGGAAGAGCGGCGGCGGGCGCTCCGACCGCTCGGCCGGGCTCGGTGCCTCGGCGCCGTCCGTCGCGCGCTGGCTCGGCGACATCCGTACGTACTTCCCCAGCTCGGTCGTCCAGGTCATGCAGCGCGACGCCATCAGCAGACTCGGGCTCTCCGCGCTGCTCCTGGAGCCGGAGATGCTGGAGGCCGTCGAGGCCGACGTGCATCTCGTCGGCACCCTGCTCTCGCTCAACAAGGCCATGCCGGAGACGACGAAGGAGACCGCGCGCGCCGTCGTGCGCAAGGTCGTCGACGACATCGAGAAGCGGCTCGCCACCCGCACCCGCGCCACCCTGACCGGCGCGCTCGACCGGTCGGCGCGGATCAGCAGGCCGCGCCACCGCGACATCGACTGGGACCGCACGATCCGGGCCAACCTCAAGAACTACCTGCCCGAACACGGCACGATCGTGCCCGAGCGGCTGATCGGGTACGGGCGGGCCGCCCAGTCCGTCAAGAAGGAAGTCGTGCTCTGCATCGACCAGTCGGGGTCGATGGCCGCCTCCGTCGTCTACGCCTCCGTCTTCGGCGCCGTCCTCGCCTCGATGCGCTCCATCGCCACCCGGCTCGTCGTCTTCGACACGGCGGTGGTCGATCTCACCGACCAGCTCGACGATCCGGTGGACGTGCTGTTCGGCACCCAGCTCGGCGGCGGCACCGACATCAACCGCGCCCTGGCGTACTGCCAGTCGCAGATCACCCGCCCCGCCGACACCGTCGTCGTCCTCATCAGCGATCTCTACGAGGGCGGCATACGCGACGAGATGCTGAAGCGGGTCGCGGCGATGAAGGCGTCGGGCGTGCAGTTCGTCGCGCTGCTCGCGCTGTCCGACGAGGGAGCGCCCGCGTACGACAGGGAGCACGCGGCGGCACTCGCCGAGCTGGGCGCCCCCGCCTTCGCCTGCACCCCGGACCTGTTTCCCGATGTGATGGCGGCCGCGATAGAGAAGCGTCCGCTGCCCGTACCGGACGAGCCGGTCGCCCGTCCGTACGATCTGTGA